TCAGTCAAAGATCGACGACAGGGCTTTCTGGCCGATCACGTCGTCGATCATGCCGTGCAGGCTTCCCTTGCTGGTCTCGTCCTCGGCCGGAATGCCGATATACCAGCTGGGCTGCCTTCCGGTGGTCCAATCCTGCGCCTGGAAGCGGAAGCTGAGGATATTGAAGATCTCATAGCCAGCGGCATCAAAGAAGCCGCAGAACTCTTCAGCTGTATAATGATGCATGGCCGCCGCCGCAGCCCTCGAGTTGCGGAAGACCAATAGTGGGCGGTGCCGCATCAGCAGATCCGTGGCGCCACGCAGCGCCGTGAGCTCGGCTCCTTCCAGGTCAAGATGCAGCAGCCGGAGCGGGCCGGATGCCTGCAGCGCGTCGTCCAACTGCGTGCCCTGCACGCGCATTCGCGTAGCGGTGAAGCTCCCG
This genomic window from Roseomonas marmotae contains:
- a CDS encoding FkbM family methyltransferase — protein: MRQPKQEAKRRTYDALYAALDPRSVNGLYDTIVKRIFTSHLANGDRVADLGAFHGRQTLLMAAAVGPLGRVFAFEPLDTAFATLCQQIERHGLQSVIEPRQVALMDRHAEVDFYLVNEAPGRSGLVWTGSPSEKAGSFTATRMRVQGTQLDDALQASGPLRLLHLDLEGAELTALRGATDLLMRHRPLLVFRNSRAAAAAMHHYTAEEFCGFFDAAGYEIFNILSFRFQAQDWTTGRQPSWYIGIPAEDETSKGSLHGMIDDVIGQKALSSIFD